A part of Saccharomonospora amisosensis genomic DNA contains:
- the folC gene encoding bifunctional tetrahydrofolate synthase/dihydrofolate synthase, translating into MPSDDQEFPPELSAGDNFIAGPLPDDESELEPVDEAAIQRRARQELRAVETELDKRWPETKIAPSLTRIRALANLLGDPQVTYPVVHVAGTNGKSSTARMIEALLTRMGLRVGRYTSPHLQLVTERISIDGAPISAETYVNTYRDVAPFVSMVDKAGGPDEPPMSKFEVLTGMAFAAFADAPVEVAVLETGMGGSWDATNIADGQVAVLTPIDFDHAEYLGSELTSIAGEKAGIIKPGAIAVLAEQHPDAERVLLERAVEVDAVVARAGSEFGVLSRDVAVGGQLLRLQGLGGVYDEVFLPLHGAHQAANAALALAAVEAFFGAGKDRQLVVEAVREAFAEVRTPGRLERVRAAPAVLLDAAHNPHSAAALAATIDAEFAFRRLAAVIGVLRDKDALGILEALEPVVSEVVVTASSSPRAMPVDELAGLAVSVFGEERVTVEPVLDAAIESAVALVEQTDDPEEPLAGGGVLITGSVVTVGEARTLFGKEPE; encoded by the coding sequence GTGCCGTCCGACGACCAGGAGTTTCCCCCGGAGCTGTCGGCAGGGGACAACTTCATCGCCGGCCCGTTGCCCGACGACGAGTCGGAACTGGAACCGGTCGACGAGGCCGCGATCCAACGGCGGGCACGCCAGGAGCTGAGGGCCGTCGAGACCGAGCTCGACAAGCGCTGGCCGGAGACCAAGATCGCGCCGTCGCTGACGCGCATCAGGGCACTGGCCAACCTGCTCGGTGATCCGCAGGTGACGTATCCCGTCGTGCATGTCGCAGGCACCAACGGCAAGAGTTCGACGGCTCGGATGATCGAGGCCCTGCTGACGAGGATGGGCCTTCGGGTCGGCCGCTACACCAGCCCCCACCTGCAGTTGGTCACCGAGCGCATCAGCATCGACGGGGCACCGATCTCGGCGGAGACCTACGTCAACACCTACCGCGACGTCGCGCCTTTCGTGTCGATGGTCGACAAGGCGGGTGGCCCCGACGAGCCGCCGATGAGCAAGTTCGAAGTGCTCACCGGAATGGCGTTCGCCGCCTTCGCGGACGCCCCGGTGGAAGTCGCCGTGCTGGAGACCGGGATGGGTGGCTCCTGGGACGCCACGAACATCGCCGACGGGCAGGTGGCCGTCCTCACCCCGATCGACTTCGACCACGCCGAGTACCTCGGCAGCGAGCTGACGTCCATAGCCGGTGAGAAGGCCGGGATCATCAAACCCGGCGCAATCGCGGTGCTCGCCGAACAGCACCCCGACGCCGAACGCGTACTGCTGGAACGTGCCGTTGAAGTCGACGCCGTCGTCGCCAGGGCGGGCAGCGAGTTCGGCGTGCTGTCCAGAGACGTGGCCGTCGGTGGGCAACTGTTGCGGTTGCAGGGTCTCGGAGGCGTCTACGACGAGGTCTTCCTGCCGTTGCACGGTGCGCACCAGGCGGCCAACGCCGCACTCGCGCTGGCCGCGGTGGAGGCGTTCTTCGGAGCGGGCAAGGACCGGCAACTGGTGGTGGAAGCGGTGCGCGAGGCCTTCGCCGAGGTGCGCACACCGGGCAGACTCGAACGTGTCCGTGCCGCTCCCGCCGTGCTGCTGGACGCCGCCCACAACCCGCACTCGGCGGCGGCGCTGGCCGCCACCATCGACGCCGAGTTCGCCTTCCGCAGGTTGGCGGCGGTGATCGGTGTGCTGCGCGACAAGGACGCGCTCGGCATCCTGGAGGCACTTGAGCCCGTGGTGTCGGAGGTGGTGGTCACCGCGAGTTCCTCACCGCGTGCCATGCCTGTCGACGAACTCGCCGGGTTGGCTGTTTCGGTCTTCGGCGAGGAACGGGTGACCGTGGAGCCCGTGCTGGACGCGGCGATCGAGTCCGCGGTCGCACTGGTGGAGCAGACCGACGACCCGGAGGAGCCGTTGGCCGGTGGCGGCGTGCTCATCACGGGGTCCGTGGTGACCGTCGGCGAGGCACGTACGTTGTTCGGCAAGGAGCCGGAATGA
- a CDS encoding ferredoxin yields the protein MIEADRDICIAAGLCAMTAPDVFDQDDDGIVVVRADNPGPGNAEAVQEAVDSCPSGALRLRDT from the coding sequence GTGATCGAAGCCGACCGAGACATCTGCATCGCCGCCGGGTTGTGCGCGATGACCGCGCCGGACGTGTTCGACCAGGACGACGACGGAATCGTGGTGGTGCGTGCCGACAACCCCGGACCCGGCAACGCCGAAGCCGTGCAGGAGGCCGTGGACTCGTGCCCGTCAGGAGCGCTCAGGCTGCGCGATACGTGA
- a CDS encoding valine--tRNA ligase encodes MTENAAQQQTDLPSAWNPADEEAGIYQRWVAAGYFEADSTSRKPPFTIVLPPPNVTGSLHMGHALNHTVMDALTRRRRMQGYEVLWLPGMDHAGIATQNVVERELANQGMSRHDLGRERFVERVWEWKAEYGGKILDQMKRLGDGVDWSRERFTMDDGLSRAVQTMFKKLYDDDLIYRAERIINWCPRCQTALSDIEVDHSDDDGELVSIRYGEGDNAIVVATTRAETMLGDTAVAVHPEDQRYSHLVGTEVELPLTGRRIPIVADEHVDPEFGSGAVKVTPAHDPNDFEIGRRHGLPMPSIMDERAVITVPGPFEGMDRFEARPAVVAALREQSRIVAEKRPYVHAVGHCSRCDTVIEPRLSLQWWVSVEPLARAAGEAVRDGRTLVHPPELAKRYFDWVDNMHDWTISRQLWWGHRIPVWYGPNGEMVCVGPDEEPPTGDGWQQDPDVLDTWFSSGLWPFSTMGWPERTADLAKFYPTSVLSTGYDILFFWVARMMMFGLYAMDGVQPFDHIYLHGLIRDASGKKMSKSRGNVIDPLDWMDRFGADATRFTLARGANPGADMALAEEWAAGSRNFCTKLWNASRFAIMNGASVEQPLPGADQLTEADRWILGRLGTVVSEADELIEDFQFAKATNLLYHFTWDELCDWYLELAKVQLAGEHADSTRLVLGHVLDTVLRLLHPFIPFITERLWTTLTGGESLAIASWPVPAELGLPSPDPQADARIEGVQKLVTEIRRFRSDQGLKPGQRVATRLVGLGFATLVEHEESVRALARLSEPGERFTATASLEVALSAGMVTVEVDTSGAIDVAAERKRLLKDLAAAEKELKQTEGKLGNQAFLEKAPADVVDKIRARRDTAAADIERINTRLSSLPA; translated from the coding sequence GTGACGGAGAACGCGGCTCAGCAGCAAACCGACCTGCCCAGCGCCTGGAACCCGGCCGACGAGGAGGCCGGGATCTACCAGCGCTGGGTAGCCGCAGGCTATTTCGAGGCGGATTCGACATCGCGGAAGCCGCCCTTCACGATCGTGCTGCCGCCACCCAACGTCACCGGCAGCCTGCACATGGGCCACGCCCTCAACCACACGGTGATGGACGCCCTCACCCGGCGCAGGCGCATGCAGGGATACGAGGTGCTCTGGCTGCCGGGCATGGACCACGCGGGCATCGCCACCCAGAACGTCGTCGAGCGTGAACTGGCGAACCAGGGTATGTCGCGACACGACCTGGGCAGGGAGCGCTTCGTCGAGCGCGTCTGGGAGTGGAAGGCCGAGTACGGCGGCAAGATCCTCGACCAGATGAAGCGGCTCGGTGACGGCGTCGACTGGTCGCGCGAGCGCTTCACCATGGACGACGGTCTCTCCCGCGCCGTGCAGACGATGTTCAAGAAGCTGTACGACGACGACCTCATCTACCGTGCCGAGCGCATCATCAACTGGTGCCCGCGCTGCCAGACCGCGCTTTCCGACATCGAGGTGGACCACTCCGACGACGACGGCGAACTGGTCTCCATCCGTTACGGCGAGGGCGACAACGCCATAGTGGTGGCCACCACCCGTGCCGAGACCATGCTCGGCGACACGGCCGTCGCCGTGCACCCCGAAGACCAGCGCTACAGCCATCTCGTCGGCACGGAGGTGGAACTGCCGCTCACCGGCCGTCGCATCCCGATCGTCGCCGACGAGCACGTCGACCCCGAGTTCGGCTCCGGTGCGGTCAAGGTGACGCCAGCGCACGACCCCAACGACTTCGAGATCGGTAGGCGGCACGGCCTCCCGATGCCGTCCATCATGGACGAACGGGCGGTGATCACCGTGCCGGGGCCGTTCGAGGGCATGGACCGGTTCGAGGCACGGCCCGCCGTCGTCGCCGCGCTGCGCGAGCAGAGCAGGATTGTCGCGGAGAAGCGGCCCTACGTGCACGCGGTCGGCCACTGTTCCCGCTGCGACACCGTCATCGAGCCGAGGTTGTCGCTGCAGTGGTGGGTCAGCGTCGAGCCACTGGCACGTGCCGCGGGCGAGGCCGTGCGTGATGGACGCACCCTCGTGCACCCGCCCGAACTCGCCAAGCGCTACTTCGACTGGGTCGACAACATGCACGACTGGACCATCTCTCGCCAACTGTGGTGGGGCCACCGCATCCCGGTGTGGTACGGCCCGAACGGCGAGATGGTCTGTGTCGGCCCCGACGAGGAACCGCCGACCGGTGACGGCTGGCAGCAGGACCCGGATGTGCTGGACACCTGGTTCTCCTCGGGGCTGTGGCCGTTCTCAACGATGGGCTGGCCGGAGCGGACCGCCGACCTGGCCAAGTTCTATCCCACCAGCGTGCTGTCCACCGGCTACGACATCTTGTTCTTCTGGGTTGCCAGGATGATGATGTTCGGGCTGTACGCCATGGACGGGGTGCAACCGTTCGACCACATCTACCTGCACGGCCTGATCCGCGACGCCAGCGGCAAGAAGATGTCGAAGTCGCGGGGCAACGTGATCGACCCGCTGGACTGGATGGACCGTTTCGGCGCGGACGCCACGCGGTTCACGCTCGCCAGGGGAGCCAACCCCGGCGCCGACATGGCACTGGCCGAGGAATGGGCGGCCGGTTCGCGCAACTTCTGCACGAAGCTGTGGAACGCCAGCCGGTTCGCCATCATGAACGGTGCGAGCGTCGAACAGCCGTTGCCTGGTGCGGACCAACTCACCGAGGCCGACCGCTGGATACTGGGCAGGCTCGGCACGGTCGTTTCCGAAGCCGACGAGCTGATCGAGGACTTCCAGTTCGCCAAGGCGACCAACCTGCTCTATCACTTCACCTGGGACGAGCTGTGCGACTGGTACCTGGAGCTGGCCAAGGTGCAGCTCGCGGGCGAACACGCGGACTCGACCAGGCTCGTGCTCGGGCACGTGTTGGACACCGTGCTGCGGCTGCTGCACCCGTTCATTCCGTTCATCACCGAGCGACTGTGGACCACGTTGACCGGTGGTGAGTCGCTCGCGATCGCCAGCTGGCCGGTCCCGGCCGAGCTGGGCCTGCCGTCGCCCGATCCACAGGCCGACGCCCGTATCGAAGGCGTGCAGAAGCTGGTCACCGAGATTCGCCGGTTCCGTTCCGACCAGGGACTGAAGCCAGGCCAACGGGTGGCGACCAGGCTGGTCGGGCTCGGCTTCGCGACGCTTGTTGAACACGAGGAGTCGGTGCGCGCACTCGCGCGGCTGAGCGAGCCGGGGGAGAGGTTCACGGCCACGGCGTCGCTGGAGGTGGCGCTGTCAGCGGGCATGGTGACCGTCGAGGTGGACACCTCGGGCGCGATCGACGTGGCAGCGGAACGCAAGCGCTTGCTGAAGGACCTCGCGGCGGCGGAGAAGGAGCTCAAGCAGACCGAGGGCAAGCTGGGTAACCAGGCGTTCCTGGAGAAGGCGCCCGCGGATGTGGTGGACAAGATTCGCGCCCGCCGGGATACCGCCGCAGCCGATATCGAGCGCATCAACACCAGGCTGTCGAGCCTTCCCGCCTGA
- a CDS encoding MarR family winged helix-turn-helix transcriptional regulator, translating into MTGVPPSVAELAGQLRGAVGQLLRRLRQVDNAGVLTPAQSAVLGRLHREGPTTQAELAAAEHVRQQSMSATLAALDELGYLNRSRDPDDGRRTVISLSELGTKTVLGVHQHRDEWLAAALAEDFTQQERDRLAEVLPLLRRLAQR; encoded by the coding sequence ATGACTGGTGTTCCTCCTTCGGTTGCCGAACTGGCCGGGCAACTGCGCGGCGCGGTCGGGCAACTGCTGCGACGTCTTCGCCAGGTCGACAACGCGGGCGTGCTCACCCCTGCCCAGTCGGCCGTGCTCGGCAGGCTGCACAGGGAGGGGCCCACCACGCAGGCCGAGTTGGCCGCCGCCGAACACGTCAGGCAGCAGTCGATGTCGGCCACGCTGGCGGCCCTCGACGAGTTGGGCTACCTGAACCGCAGCAGAGACCCCGACGACGGGCGCCGCACCGTGATCTCGCTTTCCGAACTGGGCACGAAGACGGTGCTCGGCGTGCACCAACACCGCGACGAGTGGCTGGCCGCCGCACTCGCCGAGGACTTCACGCAGCAGGAACGGGACCGGCTGGCCGAGGTGCTGCCGCTGCTGCGCAGGCTCGCTCAGCGTTGA
- a CDS encoding MFS transporter, which produces MTTTTKPAIGARLVAPLVASAVLNPINSTMIAVALVPIGRTFDAGPAETAWLITSLYLATAIGQPIAGVLVDKWGPRRVLLAGAAAVAAAGLAGTFALSLDWLIGVRMLLGFGTCAGFPAAMAVLRRQSDATGAGVPAGVLAVLSISAQTIMVIGPTLGGALIGFFGWPAIFAVNIPLAVGAMVLAWLWLPSDRRVPGARSRLDVRGVLTNGPILRTYLRQALAFLAIYTIMFGYVQWLQADRGLSEVAAGLLLLPMSVVAMTAAALSGRASGLRARLVLSVLALAGGSGLLLLVQPSSWTGMLVAVAAMFGLAQGLTSVTNQTALYSQAAAGLIGTASGLFRTAQYIGAMASSALIAVCFGEHPSAAGLHRMAAALLLIAVALLVVTLIDRGLRQRSRTT; this is translated from the coding sequence ATGACCACCACGACCAAACCCGCCATCGGGGCTCGTCTGGTAGCCCCGCTGGTGGCCAGCGCGGTGCTCAACCCGATCAACTCGACGATGATCGCGGTCGCGCTGGTCCCTATCGGCCGGACGTTCGACGCCGGACCCGCCGAAACGGCGTGGCTGATCACCAGCCTCTATCTCGCGACCGCGATCGGTCAGCCGATCGCGGGCGTGCTGGTTGACAAGTGGGGACCGCGCCGGGTCCTGCTCGCGGGTGCGGCCGCCGTCGCCGCGGCGGGGCTGGCAGGCACGTTCGCGCTTTCCCTCGACTGGCTGATCGGCGTGCGCATGCTGCTTGGCTTCGGCACCTGCGCGGGCTTTCCCGCCGCGATGGCCGTACTGCGCAGGCAGTCCGATGCCACCGGGGCGGGCGTGCCCGCGGGCGTGCTGGCGGTGCTGTCGATCTCGGCCCAGACCATCATGGTCATCGGCCCCACGCTCGGCGGCGCACTGATCGGCTTCTTCGGCTGGCCCGCCATTTTCGCGGTCAACATTCCGCTGGCCGTGGGCGCCATGGTGCTGGCGTGGCTGTGGCTGCCGTCCGATCGGCGGGTGCCCGGCGCGCGATCTCGCCTCGACGTGCGCGGGGTGCTCACCAACGGCCCCATACTGCGTACCTATCTTCGGCAGGCCCTTGCCTTCCTGGCGATCTACACGATCATGTTCGGCTACGTGCAGTGGCTACAGGCCGACCGGGGATTGTCGGAGGTCGCCGCGGGCCTGCTGCTGCTTCCGATGTCGGTGGTCGCGATGACTGCCGCCGCCCTTTCCGGGCGCGCGAGCGGACTGCGCGCACGCCTGGTGCTGTCGGTGCTGGCGCTGGCGGGAGGGTCCGGGTTGCTGCTGCTCGTGCAGCCGAGTTCGTGGACCGGGATGCTCGTCGCGGTGGCGGCGATGTTCGGCCTCGCACAGGGCCTGACGAGCGTGACCAACCAGACCGCGCTTTACAGCCAGGCAGCCGCCGGGTTGATCGGGACGGCCAGCGGGTTGTTCCGCACCGCCCAGTACATCGGCGCCATGGCTTCGTCGGCGCTGATCGCGGTGTGCTTCGGAGAGCACCCCAGCGCGGCGGGCCTGCACCGGATGGCGGCGGCGCTGCTGCTGATCGCCGTGGCCCTGCTGGTGGTGACGCTGATCGACCGTGGCCTGCGACAACGGTCGCGGACTACGTAG